In Microbacterium esteraromaticum, the following proteins share a genomic window:
- a CDS encoding rhodanese-like domain-containing protein translates to MIDRQEFFSAKLQYETDPSDVYAAQKTAAPIVIVDVRSDEAWAQGRIAGAVHMHYSEIAARAPVEIPQDAEVVVYCWSPGCNAGAKGALEFAKLGYSAREMIGGFEYWVREGYPVADHDGVHRRPIDPLTGVPRVRTRA, encoded by the coding sequence ATGATCGATCGACAGGAGTTCTTCTCCGCCAAGCTTCAGTACGAGACCGACCCGAGCGACGTGTACGCCGCGCAGAAGACGGCAGCTCCGATCGTGATCGTCGATGTCCGGTCCGATGAGGCGTGGGCCCAGGGTCGCATCGCCGGCGCCGTGCACATGCACTACAGCGAGATCGCAGCGCGCGCACCCGTGGAGATCCCGCAGGACGCGGAGGTCGTCGTGTACTGCTGGAGCCCCGGTTGCAATGCGGGCGCAAAAGGCGCGCTCGAGTTTGCCAAGCTCGGCTACTCGGCCCGCGAGATGATCGGTGGCTTCGAGTACTGGGTGCGCGAGGGGTATCCGGTCGCCGACCACGACGGTGTCCATCGTCGCCCGATCGACCCGCTCACGGGCGTGCCACGTGTGCGCACGCGAGCCTGA
- the nrdR gene encoding transcriptional regulator NrdR — MHCPFCRHPDSRVIDSRTSDDGLSIRRRRQCPECGGRFSTTETASLMVIKRSGVMEAFSRDKVISGVRKACQGRPVTEANLALLAQKVEEAVRQTGASQLGTNEIGLAILGPLRELDEVAYLRFASVYQEFDSLEDFERAIGDLRADHATSGAELGDR; from the coding sequence ATGCACTGCCCCTTCTGCCGGCACCCGGACTCCCGCGTCATCGACTCCCGCACCAGCGACGACGGTCTGTCGATCCGTCGTCGGCGGCAGTGCCCCGAATGCGGCGGACGCTTCTCGACCACCGAGACGGCCAGCCTCATGGTCATCAAGCGCTCGGGTGTGATGGAGGCCTTCAGCCGCGACAAGGTCATCTCGGGGGTGCGCAAGGCCTGCCAGGGCCGACCCGTGACAGAGGCGAACCTCGCTCTGCTCGCGCAGAAGGTCGAAGAGGCGGTGCGGCAGACGGGCGCCTCCCAGCTCGGCACCAACGAGATCGGGCTCGCGATCCTCGGACCGCTGCGGGAGCTCGACGAGGTCGCGTATCTGCGATTCGCCAGCGTCTACCAGGAGTTCGACTCCCTCGAGGATTTCGAGCGAGCGATCGGCGATCTCCGCGCCGACCACGCGACGTCCGGGGCGGAACTCGGCGACCGGTAA
- a CDS encoding DUF3043 domain-containing protein — MPNPITPADDAPETPAVGKGRATPTRAEREAANRRPLVANTKEARAAAKADLQARRNRARIGMENGEDKYLPARDRGPQRRWVRDYVDAGWHISEWLMAAMLLVIVLSLIDIREVQLWAMVGLWGFMLLAVADMVLLSIRVKKKVAAKFGLERRERGLGWYAAMRSLQMRFMRLPKPQVKRGRYPE, encoded by the coding sequence GTGCCCAACCCCATCACCCCCGCCGACGACGCCCCTGAGACGCCCGCCGTGGGCAAGGGTCGTGCCACCCCTACTCGCGCCGAGCGCGAGGCGGCGAATCGCCGCCCCCTCGTCGCGAACACCAAGGAGGCGCGCGCTGCGGCCAAAGCCGATCTGCAGGCACGCCGCAACCGGGCGCGCATCGGCATGGAGAACGGCGAGGACAAGTACCTCCCCGCCCGCGACCGCGGTCCGCAGCGACGCTGGGTGCGGGATTACGTCGATGCCGGCTGGCACATCTCCGAATGGCTGATGGCCGCGATGCTCCTCGTGATCGTGCTGAGCCTCATCGACATCCGCGAGGTGCAGCTCTGGGCGATGGTCGGGTTGTGGGGCTTCATGCTCCTCGCGGTCGCCGACATGGTGCTTCTCAGCATCCGCGTCAAGAAGAAGGTCGCAGCGAAGTTCGGCCTCGAGCGCCGCGAGCGGGGCCTCGGCTGGTACGCCGCGATGCGATCGCTCCAGATGCGCTTCATGCGTCTGCCGAAGCCACAGGTCAAGCGCGGCCGGTACCCGGAGTGA
- the erpA gene encoding iron-sulfur cluster insertion protein ErpA, whose amino-acid sequence MSDTTLTSEPTAAPAHGVSLTDAAALKVKSLLEQEGRDDLRLRVAVQPGGCSGLIYQLYFDERYLEGDETVDFDGVEVIIDNMSVPYLDGASIDFKDTISEQGFTIDNPNAAGSCACGDSFH is encoded by the coding sequence ATGAGCGACACCACCCTGACCTCAGAGCCCACCGCCGCCCCCGCCCACGGCGTCTCGCTGACCGATGCCGCAGCTCTCAAGGTGAAGAGCCTGCTCGAGCAGGAGGGTCGCGACGACCTGCGCCTCCGTGTGGCCGTGCAGCCCGGCGGATGCTCGGGTCTGATCTACCAGCTGTACTTCGACGAGCGGTACCTCGAGGGCGACGAGACCGTCGACTTCGACGGAGTCGAGGTCATCATCGACAACATGAGCGTCCCGTACCTCGACGGGGCGTCGATCGACTTCAAGGACACCATCTCGGAGCAGGGGTTCACGATCGACAACCCCAATGCTGCGGGCAGCTGCGCCTGCGGCGACAGCTTCCACTGA
- a CDS encoding dipeptidase: MTSPASSVSSAAEAALLDAVSLGIPSALADLGALVRIPGVAWPAFDQTQLQRSADAVAELARGIGIFDDVRVLRAHVDDTEELGQPAVLATRAARNGRPTILLYAHHDVQPPGADELWETPPFEPTVRDGRLYGRGAADDKAGIMAHIAALRAVAEVLGDDLDLGVSMFIEGEEEYGSRSFARFLRDNADALRADAIVVADSGNLDSTTPGLTVSLRGNARFTLTVRTLEHASHSGMFGGAVPDAMMAAVTLLATMWDADGAVAVEGMTSREAQTPEYSEQALRDETGLLDGVSAVGRDDIYGRIWNKPSITITGMDVTSVAAASNTLLPEVSLVISARVAPGQKAADAYAALESHLRAHAPFGAELTFSDVDLGDGFLVDTSGWAVQLTRGAMGDGYGVDAVDLGIGGSIPFIADLVREFPGAQILVTGVEDPHSRAHSPNESLHLDTFRNAVRTEALLLARMNERTSS, from the coding sequence ATGACATCCCCTGCATCCTCCGTCTCCTCCGCCGCAGAGGCCGCGCTCCTCGACGCCGTGTCCCTCGGCATCCCGTCCGCTCTGGCCGACCTGGGCGCATTGGTGCGCATCCCCGGCGTCGCGTGGCCGGCGTTCGACCAGACGCAGCTGCAGCGCTCGGCTGACGCGGTCGCCGAGCTCGCGCGCGGTATCGGGATCTTCGACGACGTGCGGGTGCTGCGCGCTCACGTCGACGACACCGAAGAGCTCGGCCAGCCCGCGGTGCTCGCCACACGTGCGGCGAGGAACGGCCGCCCGACGATCCTGCTGTACGCGCACCATGACGTGCAGCCCCCCGGGGCCGACGAGCTGTGGGAGACGCCGCCGTTCGAGCCGACCGTGCGTGACGGACGACTGTACGGCCGCGGTGCTGCGGACGACAAGGCGGGCATCATGGCGCACATCGCGGCGCTGCGTGCGGTGGCCGAGGTGCTGGGCGACGATCTCGATCTCGGCGTCTCGATGTTCATCGAGGGGGAGGAGGAGTACGGCTCGCGCTCCTTCGCCCGGTTCCTGCGCGACAACGCCGACGCGCTCCGTGCCGACGCCATCGTCGTCGCGGACTCCGGCAACCTCGATTCGACGACGCCAGGCCTGACCGTTTCGCTGCGGGGCAACGCCCGCTTCACCCTCACGGTCCGCACTCTGGAGCACGCATCCCACTCGGGCATGTTCGGAGGAGCGGTTCCGGATGCCATGATGGCGGCGGTCACGCTGCTCGCGACGATGTGGGACGCCGACGGCGCTGTCGCCGTGGAGGGCATGACCAGCCGCGAGGCGCAGACGCCGGAGTACTCGGAGCAGGCGCTGCGAGACGAGACGGGCCTGCTGGACGGCGTGAGTGCGGTCGGACGAGACGACATCTACGGTCGCATCTGGAACAAGCCGTCGATCACGATCACCGGCATGGACGTGACGAGCGTCGCCGCGGCATCCAACACCCTCCTGCCCGAGGTGAGCCTCGTCATCAGTGCCCGCGTCGCGCCCGGGCAGAAGGCCGCCGACGCATATGCAGCACTCGAGAGCCACCTGCGCGCACACGCGCCGTTCGGTGCCGAGCTCACCTTCTCGGACGTCGACCTGGGTGACGGATTCCTCGTCGACACGTCGGGCTGGGCGGTGCAGCTCACCCGCGGCGCGATGGGCGACGGGTACGGCGTGGACGCCGTGGATCTGGGGATCGGCGGGTCGATCCCCTTCATCGCCGATCTCGTCCGTGAGTTCCCCGGCGCGCAGATCCTGGTGACGGGTGTCGAGGATCCGCATTCCCGGGCCCACAGCCCCAACGAGTCCCTGCATCTTGACACTTTCCGCAACGCTGTCCGTACGGAGGCGCTGCTGCTGGCCCGGATGAACGAGCGCACCAGCTCCTGA
- a CDS encoding cytochrome c oxidase subunit 4, whose product MRSNVILWWILVVFFTIAAAIYTVWNLVDPFHGYVEWVGTVALLFVAFMSAMIAVYLHRTYKAQGGELPEDVLTADIDDGDPELGEFSPWSWWPLVLAGSAAVFLLGLAVGHFLLPIGFAIFLVAIVGWVYEYYRGHFAR is encoded by the coding sequence ATGCGCAGCAACGTCATCCTGTGGTGGATCCTGGTCGTGTTCTTCACGATCGCTGCCGCCATCTACACCGTCTGGAACCTGGTAGACCCCTTCCATGGCTACGTGGAATGGGTGGGCACGGTGGCCCTGCTGTTCGTCGCCTTCATGAGCGCCATGATCGCGGTGTACCTGCACCGCACCTACAAGGCGCAGGGCGGCGAGCTGCCTGAAGACGTGCTGACGGCAGACATCGACGACGGAGACCCCGAGCTCGGCGAGTTCTCTCCGTGGTCGTGGTGGCCGCTGGTTCTCGCCGGTTCCGCGGCGGTGTTCCTGCTCGGTCTCGCGGTCGGTCACTTCCTGCTCCCGATCGGCTTCGCGATCTTCCTCGTGGCGATCGTCGGCTGGGTGTACGAGTACTACCGCGGCCACTTCGCGCGCTGA
- the coxB gene encoding cytochrome c oxidase subunit II — translation MPSKRRLRWAALPLGAAAAVALAGCTPTELNGFLPGFVEDGTPTTNQTETVSGLWVTSWVVLLAVGVITWALMAWALVMYRRRAGQTGLPVQLRYNMPIEILYTVIPLILVLGMFFFTARDQTAIETQWDDPDVEITAIAKQWAWDFQYGAEDEEDAVWTMGVQADPDEAGDIDREKLPTLVLPVGKKVTIDLQSRDVIHSFWIIDFLYKKDMYIGKDNSWSFIPERVGEYDGKCAELCGEYHSMMLFNVKVVEQDEYDAYIEDLREQGNTGDITDAYDRLSNLPGNGASTHPEEEE, via the coding sequence GTGCCCTCGAAACGCCGCCTTCGTTGGGCCGCGCTCCCGCTGGGAGCAGCGGCAGCTGTGGCCCTGGCGGGATGTACTCCCACCGAACTCAATGGATTCCTTCCGGGCTTCGTCGAAGACGGCACCCCCACGACCAACCAGACCGAGACGGTCTCGGGCCTGTGGGTCACGTCCTGGGTCGTCCTGCTGGCCGTGGGTGTCATCACCTGGGCCCTCATGGCCTGGGCGCTCGTCATGTACCGCCGCCGCGCAGGGCAGACCGGGCTCCCGGTCCAGCTGCGCTACAACATGCCGATCGAGATCCTCTACACGGTGATCCCGCTGATCCTCGTGCTGGGCATGTTCTTCTTCACGGCCCGCGACCAGACCGCGATCGAGACGCAGTGGGATGACCCCGACGTCGAGATCACCGCGATCGCCAAGCAGTGGGCCTGGGACTTCCAGTACGGCGCTGAGGACGAAGAGGACGCCGTGTGGACCATGGGCGTCCAGGCCGACCCCGACGAGGCCGGCGACATCGACCGCGAGAAGCTGCCGACGCTGGTGCTTCCGGTCGGCAAGAAGGTCACGATCGATCTGCAGTCGCGGGACGTGATCCACTCCTTCTGGATCATCGACTTCCTCTACAAGAAGGACATGTACATCGGCAAGGACAACTCCTGGTCCTTCATCCCGGAGCGCGTCGGCGAGTACGACGGCAAGTGCGCCGAGCTCTGCGGCGAGTACCACTCGATGATGCTCTTCAACGTGAAGGTCGTCGAGCAGGACGAGTACGACGCATACATCGAGGACCTGCGCGAGCAGGGCAACACGGGCGACATCACCGACGCCTACGACAGACTCAGCAATCTCCCCGGGAACGGCGCCAGCACGCACCCCGAGGAAGAGGAGTAA
- a CDS encoding GNAT family N-acetyltransferase: protein MSSFVVRTARETDAERIALIEAEADQMLVALFQADDWPAPDSAAHRLMLPGAVLVGESRSGEVAGFAHLLEVDGHAHLEQVSVLPRFGRRGLGRMLVTSALHEAAARGHREVTLRTYADVPWNAPFYTTCGFVETEPDSAFLTGLLDVEERLRLSMHGRRLQMTSPVPSPDVTSG, encoded by the coding sequence ATGTCGTCCTTCGTCGTCCGCACCGCTCGCGAGACCGACGCGGAGCGGATCGCCCTGATCGAAGCGGAAGCGGATCAGATGCTGGTCGCGCTGTTCCAGGCCGATGACTGGCCGGCACCCGACAGCGCAGCCCACCGTCTCATGCTGCCTGGCGCTGTACTCGTCGGCGAATCGCGGTCGGGCGAGGTCGCCGGGTTCGCGCATCTGCTCGAGGTCGACGGACATGCGCACCTCGAGCAGGTCTCCGTGCTCCCCCGGTTCGGCCGCCGCGGGCTCGGCCGGATGCTGGTGACCTCAGCCCTGCATGAGGCCGCTGCCCGCGGTCATCGCGAGGTGACGTTGCGCACGTACGCGGATGTGCCGTGGAACGCGCCGTTCTACACGACCTGCGGATTCGTTGAGACAGAGCCCGACAGCGCCTTTCTGACAGGGCTGCTCGACGTCGAAGAGCGTCTCCGCCTCTCTATGCACGGCCGCCGGCTCCAGATGACCTCGCCAGTCCCGTCCCCGGACGTCACGAGTGGCTGA
- the ctaD gene encoding cytochrome c oxidase subunit I gives MTTTAEPTTVPGARPTTLPPRQAALLTSSRVEEKGNIIVKWITSTDHKTIGYMYLIASVLFFLLGGVMALIIRAELFAPGMQIVPTKEQYNQLFTMHGTIMLLMFATPLFAGFANAILPLQLGAPDVAFPRLNAFAFWLFTFGSVMAVAGFLTPQGAASFGWFAYQPLANSSFSPGVGGNLWMLGLGLSGFGTILGAVNFITTIITMRAPGMTMWRMPIFSWNTLITSLLILMAFPVLAAAILAAAADRVLGSHVYDVANGGVLLWQHLFWFFGHPEVYIIALPFFGIVSEIFPVFSRKPIFGYKTLVYAAIAIASLSVAVWAHHMYVTGGVLLPFFALMTMLIAVPTGVKIFNWIGTMWRGSITFETPMVFALGFLVSFVFGGLTGVILAAPPLDFHLSDSYFVVAHFHYVVFGTVVFAMFAGFYFWWPKWTGRMLNERLGYIHFWMLFIGFHMTFLVQHWLGVDGMPRRYADYSSYDNWEWGNQVSTIGAIILGASMLPFFLNVWITARKAPKVTVNDPWGYGASLEWATSCPPPRHNFTSIPRIRSERPAFDLNHPEAAEHPVGVAAGEVK, from the coding sequence ATGACCACCACAGCTGAACCCACCACGGTGCCGGGCGCTCGTCCGACCACCCTGCCTCCTCGTCAGGCGGCTCTGCTCACCTCTTCCCGTGTGGAGGAGAAGGGCAACATCATCGTCAAGTGGATCACCTCCACCGACCACAAGACGATCGGGTACATGTATCTGATCGCCTCGGTGCTGTTCTTCCTGCTCGGCGGCGTGATGGCGCTGATCATCCGCGCAGAGCTCTTCGCTCCCGGCATGCAGATCGTGCCGACGAAGGAGCAGTACAACCAGCTGTTCACGATGCACGGCACGATCATGCTGCTGATGTTCGCGACGCCGCTGTTCGCCGGCTTCGCCAACGCGATCCTGCCCCTGCAGCTCGGAGCTCCTGACGTCGCCTTCCCGCGTCTGAACGCGTTCGCCTTCTGGCTGTTCACGTTCGGCTCGGTCATGGCCGTCGCCGGCTTCCTCACCCCGCAGGGTGCCGCGTCGTTCGGATGGTTCGCATACCAGCCGCTCGCCAACTCGTCGTTCTCGCCCGGTGTGGGTGGCAACCTCTGGATGCTGGGCCTCGGCCTGTCGGGCTTCGGCACGATCCTCGGTGCCGTGAACTTCATCACCACGATCATCACGATGCGCGCGCCCGGTATGACCATGTGGCGCATGCCGATCTTCTCGTGGAACACGCTGATCACCAGCCTGCTGATCCTGATGGCGTTCCCGGTGCTCGCGGCAGCCATCCTGGCCGCCGCAGCCGACCGCGTTCTCGGATCGCACGTCTACGACGTGGCCAACGGCGGCGTGCTGCTGTGGCAGCACCTGTTCTGGTTCTTCGGTCACCCCGAGGTGTACATCATCGCGCTGCCGTTCTTCGGCATCGTCTCCGAGATCTTCCCGGTGTTCAGCCGAAAGCCGATCTTCGGGTACAAGACGCTGGTCTACGCGGCCATCGCGATCGCCTCGCTCTCGGTGGCCGTCTGGGCTCACCACATGTACGTGACCGGTGGTGTCCTGCTGCCGTTCTTCGCCCTGATGACGATGCTCATCGCGGTCCCGACCGGTGTGAAGATCTTCAACTGGATCGGAACCATGTGGCGCGGCTCGATCACGTTCGAGACGCCGATGGTCTTCGCCCTCGGATTCCTCGTGTCGTTCGTGTTCGGCGGTCTGACCGGTGTGATCCTCGCGGCGCCGCCGCTGGACTTCCACCTCAGCGACTCGTACTTCGTCGTCGCCCACTTCCACTACGTGGTCTTCGGAACAGTCGTCTTCGCGATGTTCGCCGGCTTCTACTTCTGGTGGCCGAAGTGGACCGGGCGCATGCTCAACGAGCGTCTCGGCTACATCCACTTCTGGATGCTGTTCATCGGCTTCCACATGACGTTCCTCGTGCAGCACTGGCTGGGCGTCGACGGCATGCCGCGTCGTTACGCCGACTACTCCTCGTACGACAACTGGGAGTGGGGCAACCAGGTCTCCACGATCGGTGCCATCATCCTGGGCGCATCGATGCTGCCGTTCTTCCTGAACGTGTGGATCACGGCCCGCAAGGCTCCGAAGGTCACCGTCAACGACCCGTGGGGTTACGGCGCATCGCTCGAGTGGGCGACCTCGTGCCCGCCCCCGCGTCATAACTTCACATCGATTCCGCGCATCCGCAGCGAGCGTCCGGCATTCGATCTGAACCACCCGGAGGCCGCTGAGCACCCGGTCGGTGTCGCAGCGGGAGAGGTCAAGTAA
- a CDS encoding cytochrome b, with protein MSTATLKEDNKQKPLGGRFIGATANYLDERTSMSGFVKELGRKIFPDHWSFMLGEIALWAFVAVFLSGTFLTFFFQASMAPTHYTGAYAPLRGVEMTAAFESALRISWDIRGGLLVRQIHHWAALVFIAGIGIHMLRVFFTGAFRKPRELNWVIGFVLFILALAEGFTGYSLPDDLLSGNGLRIIDGMIKGLPLIGTWTSFLIFGGEFPGDDIVGRLYTMHILLLPLLVIGMIVLHLMLMIVNKHTQFAGPGRTNDNVVGYPMMPVYMSKMGGFFFIVFGVIVLIASFFQILPFWDYGPYDPSPISAGTQPDWYIGFADGALRLAPPHLDVPLGNFTLSLGIVIPVLVLGLFIVAVALYPFIEAWITGDKREHHLADRPRNAPTRTAIGVAGMIFYAVLWAAASSDLMATHFMLTMEGVIHALQALLFVGPILGYFVTKRICIALQKKDREIVLHGYESGRIVRLPGGEFIEVHQPVDVYDRWKLIDYTTYEPLVVRPNAKGRIPWHENLRSSISRWFYEDRLQPLTQAEIVAADAHQHHTLAHDEEIEAAEIAGAHERAGVTSDDQIAPADLHVGETPNTPSSVIAKEPAKPRKRKKSEDGE; from the coding sequence TTGAGCACCGCAACTCTTAAAGAGGACAACAAGCAGAAGCCCCTGGGCGGACGCTTCATCGGCGCGACGGCGAACTACCTCGACGAGCGCACCAGCATGTCCGGCTTCGTCAAGGAGCTCGGTCGCAAGATCTTCCCCGACCACTGGTCGTTCATGCTGGGTGAGATCGCACTGTGGGCGTTCGTGGCCGTGTTCCTCTCGGGCACGTTCCTGACGTTCTTCTTCCAGGCGTCGATGGCGCCCACGCACTACACCGGCGCCTACGCTCCGCTACGTGGCGTCGAGATGACGGCCGCCTTCGAGTCCGCGCTCCGCATCTCGTGGGACATCCGCGGTGGCCTCCTGGTGCGCCAGATCCACCACTGGGCGGCTCTCGTGTTCATCGCGGGCATCGGCATCCACATGCTGCGCGTGTTCTTCACGGGCGCATTCCGCAAGCCTCGCGAGCTCAACTGGGTGATCGGGTTCGTGCTGTTCATCCTCGCTCTGGCCGAGGGCTTCACGGGCTACTCGCTGCCTGACGACCTGCTCTCGGGCAACGGTCTGCGCATCATCGACGGCATGATCAAGGGCCTCCCGCTGATCGGAACCTGGACCTCGTTCCTCATCTTCGGCGGCGAGTTCCCCGGTGACGACATCGTCGGACGCCTCTACACGATGCACATCCTGCTGCTTCCGCTGCTGGTCATCGGCATGATCGTCCTGCACCTCATGCTGATGATCGTGAACAAGCACACCCAGTTCGCAGGCCCCGGCCGCACGAACGACAACGTGGTCGGCTACCCGATGATGCCGGTCTACATGTCGAAGATGGGCGGCTTCTTCTTCATCGTCTTCGGCGTGATCGTGCTGATCGCCTCGTTCTTCCAGATCCTCCCGTTCTGGGACTACGGCCCCTACGACCCGTCTCCGATCTCGGCCGGTACCCAGCCTGACTGGTACATCGGCTTCGCGGACGGCGCCCTGCGTCTCGCTCCCCCGCACCTCGATGTCCCGCTCGGCAACTTCACGCTGTCGCTCGGCATCGTGATCCCGGTGCTCGTGCTCGGTCTGTTCATCGTCGCCGTGGCGCTGTACCCGTTCATCGAGGCATGGATCACCGGCGACAAGCGCGAGCACCACCTCGCCGACCGTCCGCGCAACGCTCCGACCCGCACTGCGATCGGCGTCGCCGGCATGATCTTCTACGCCGTGCTGTGGGCTGCCGCCTCGTCGGACCTGATGGCCACCCACTTCATGCTGACGATGGAGGGCGTGATCCACGCGCTCCAGGCTCTGCTGTTCGTCGGACCGATCCTCGGATACTTCGTCACGAAGCGCATCTGCATCGCGCTTCAGAAGAAGGACCGTGAGATCGTGCTGCACGGCTATGAGTCGGGCCGCATCGTCCGCCTGCCCGGTGGCGAGTTCATCGAGGTGCACCAGCCGGTCGACGTGTACGACCGCTGGAAGCTCATCGACTACACGACCTACGAGCCGCTCGTCGTTCGCCCGAACGCGAAGGGTCGTATCCCGTGGCACGAGAACCTGCGCAGCTCGATCTCGCGCTGGTTCTACGAGGACCGCCTCCAGCCGCTGACCCAGGCCGAGATCGTCGCTGCAGACGCGCATCAGCACCACACGCTGGCGCACGACGAGGAGATCGAGGCAGCGGAGATCGCGGGTGCTCACGAGCGCGCCGGTGTCACCTCCGACGACCAGATCGCTCCGGCTGACCTGCACGTCGGTGAGACGCCGAACACACCGAGCTCGGTGATCGCCAAGGAGCCGGCCAAGCCGCGCAAGCGCAAGAAGTCGGAGGACGGCGAGTAA
- a CDS encoding quinone-dependent dihydroorotate dehydrogenase codes for MYSLLFRHVLTRFDPEFAHHAAMAVIRMLGVPPFSWAARALTAPRPEQQVHALGLVFPSPFGVAAGFDKNAIGVRGLDALGFGHVEIGTVTAIPQEGNPKPRLFRLVADRAVINRMGFNNEGADAAARRLTALRRRAPRAVIGVNIGKSRVVAVEDAIGDYVTSAARLAPLADYLAVNVSSPNTPGLRGLQAVETLAPLLRAVKQAAGDTPLLVKIAPDLPDDEIDAIARMAVAEGLAGIIAHNTTISREGLVTDDAIVEAAGAGGLSGAPLKERSLEVLAVVKAAVPEDFCVIAVGGVETAEDVQRRLDAGATLVQGYTAFLYRGPLWAREINRGLRR; via the coding sequence ATGTACTCACTGCTCTTTCGCCACGTCCTCACGCGCTTCGACCCCGAGTTCGCGCATCACGCCGCGATGGCGGTCATCCGCATGCTCGGTGTGCCGCCCTTCTCGTGGGCGGCGCGTGCGCTGACGGCACCGCGGCCCGAGCAGCAGGTGCACGCTCTCGGCCTGGTCTTCCCCTCGCCATTCGGTGTCGCCGCCGGCTTCGACAAGAACGCCATCGGTGTGCGAGGACTCGACGCGCTCGGTTTCGGTCATGTCGAGATCGGCACTGTCACGGCGATCCCGCAGGAGGGCAACCCGAAGCCGCGGCTGTTCCGTCTCGTCGCCGACCGGGCGGTCATCAACCGCATGGGCTTCAACAACGAGGGAGCGGATGCGGCCGCGCGCAGGCTGACGGCGCTGCGGCGCCGCGCCCCGCGGGCCGTGATCGGCGTGAACATCGGCAAGAGCCGTGTGGTCGCCGTGGAGGATGCGATCGGCGACTACGTCACCTCGGCGGCCCGGCTCGCTCCCCTCGCCGACTACCTCGCGGTCAACGTGTCGTCACCGAACACACCCGGTCTGCGCGGCCTGCAGGCCGTCGAGACGCTCGCTCCGCTGCTTCGTGCCGTCAAGCAGGCTGCGGGCGACACGCCACTACTGGTGAAGATCGCGCCCGACCTTCCTGACGACGAGATCGACGCGATCGCGCGGATGGCTGTCGCCGAGGGGCTGGCAGGCATCATCGCGCACAACACGACGATCTCACGCGAGGGTCTCGTCACCGACGACGCGATCGTCGAGGCCGCCGGAGCGGGAGGGCTGTCTGGTGCACCGCTCAAGGAACGCTCTCTTGAGGTGCTGGCCGTCGTCAAGGCGGCCGTGCCCGAGGACTTCTGCGTGATCGCCGTCGGGGGAGTGGAGACCGCCGAGGACGTGCAGCGACGACTGGATGCCGGGGCCACCCTCGTGCAGGGGTACACGGCCTTCCTCTATCGCGGTCCGCTGTGGGCCAGGGAGATCAACAGAGGCCTGCGCCGCTGA